From the genome of Spinacia oleracea cultivar Varoflay chromosome 2, BTI_SOV_V1, whole genome shotgun sequence, one region includes:
- the LOC110791413 gene encoding L10-interacting MYB domain-containing protein, whose protein sequence is MAPKRKRNCEGGGKDLIRANWSKENLHLFCDLCIKYAEMGKGKGGAICRRMPWKTLEVEFRLRTNLAYEKNKLKNKWDWMRSRWSLWKALKGEETGLGWDHEKGTISASEDWWKKKIEENMHFKAFKDEGIEPELENKMEQLFGVLVDQRVHNKPSSVVDCSQHVECEKDTVPVPSPPPSLNVGDASYECDDEISENNAFDPNQANTEQQEQLRNDHHSPIPSPVPLRCCGHGFENDASESQKSCKTELVVTERNVRVMELMNNEARKLVDSSHTLVESIAKLVSIPGLIHGSPEFCFACTLIEDPQKRTILHGIPDDYSRLQWIKFLYGEHRKI, encoded by the exons ATGGCACCAAAGAGAAAAAGGAACTGTGAAGGTGGGGGAAAAGATTTGATTCGGGCTAACTGGTCCAAAGAAAATCTACACCTATTTTGTGATTTGTGTATCAAATATGCTGAAATGGGAAAGGGGAAAGGTGGTGCGATATGTCGAAGAATGCCATGGAAGACTCTAGAAGTAGAGTTTCGACTAAGGACGAACTTAGCTTATGAGAAAAACAAACTTAAAAACAAGTGGGATTGGATGAGAAGTAGATGGAGCCTTTGGAAAGCACTGAAAGGAGAAGAAACGGGATTAGGCTGGGATCATGAAAAAGGAACTATAAGCGCTAGTGAGGACTGGTGGAAGAAAAAGATTGAG GAAAATATGCATTTCAAAGCATTTAAAGATGAAGGGATTGAACCCGAACTTGAAAACAAGATGGAACAACTATTTGGAGTTTTAGTTGATCAAAGAGTGCATAATAAGCCTAGTTCGGTTGTTGATTGTTCCCAACACGTCGAATGTGAGAAGGACACCGTTCCCGTCCCTTCTCCACCTCCGAGTTTGAATGTTGGTGATGCATCATATGAGTGCGATGATGAAATAAGTGAGAATAATGCCTTTGACCCGAACCAAGCTAATACGGAACAACAAGAACAACTTCGGAATGATCATCATAGTCCAATTCCTTCTCCCGTTCCTTTACGTTGTTGTGGACACGGGTTTGAGAATGACGCTTCTGAAAGTCAGAAGAGCTGTAAAACTGAACTTGTTGTTACTGAGAGGAATGTTAGGGTTATGGAGTTGATGAATAACGAAGCACGTAAATTGGTTGATTCTTCTCATACACTTGTTGAATCTATAGCGAAGTTAGTGTCAATTCCTGGTTTAATCCATGGTAGCCCTGAATTCTGTTTTGCTTGCACTTTGATCGAGGATCCACAAAAGAGGACGATTCTTCATGGAATACCGGATGATTACTCGAGACTTCAATGGATAAAGTTCTTGTACGGAGAGCATAGGAAAATATAA
- the LOC110791411 gene encoding U-box domain-containing protein 34 — translation MTTIAVAVDIGGNGSGNGSKRAVRWAVENLASQAEHFVLVHVIPTITHIPTPSGNSIPITELGTKVVAKYMEDAREKAQAVFLQYKRLYKPGEMEFETLLLEYDSISVGLLDYIRKSSVRSLVLGSESLNRFWRRLKGHGIPQLVLKSAPDTCDIFVVSKRRVKTKVASSMTSNVMLTDEQSASTETGCNKLPIVLTTGQTPLHSSSSIEPSSTGLSQISDFSQSTSSSDVHDAPNVNDFNARRITSPTSTTSAYTDLSSVGQMSVPDSHVSYEQFDLNNDVEQLRLELQTTLDLYNRACQDLVHAQKKVRILSSECVVEAEKVNAATEREETMRKIAEQEKVKLVKAERDAQAAKNMLAKESYERQIAEVNALKELKERQKVVDNLISNERRIRRYTPDEIRMATDDLSEKKVIGEGGYGKVYRGTLDHTPVAIKVLEHDAADKKEEFLREIRILSQLCHPNIVLLLGVCSEMGCLVYEYMENGSLEDHIFRQKGRPPLPWFARFRIAFEIACGLAFLHRRKPEPIVHRDLKPGNILLGRNYVTKISDVGLAKLVSDNIPDSVTMFGNSLLAGTLYYIDPEYQRTGTVRPKSDLYSFGIILLQLLTARSPNGLLLVMENAIASGSLPYILDDSIKDWPRAEVEELTKLALECCKLRCRDRPDLETGVLPILRKLADVADASMKVERNSIFAPSHYFCPILHEIMDDPHVAADGFTYERRAIEAWLERHDISPVTKQRMTHFNLTPNMTLLTAIQEWKSRLASSVHA, via the exons CTGGAAATAGCATACCGATCACAGAATTAGGTACAAAAGTTGTGGCAAAGTATATGGAGGATGCCAGAGAAAAAGCTCAAGCAGTCTTCCTACAATATAAGAGACTTTATAAACCAGGGGAG ATGGAGTTTGAGACCCTGCTGCTTGAGTATGACAGTATTTCTGTTGGACTTCTGGATTATATACGAAAGTCGAGTGTCAGAAGCTTAGTTCTGGGATCTGAATCACTTAATCGCTTTTGGAG GAGGCTAAAAGGCCACGGAATACCACAACTCGTGTTGAAATCTGCACCTGATACTTGTGACATATTTGTTGTATCTAAACGGAGAGTTAAGACAAAAGTAGCCAGTTCAATGACCTCAAACG TAATGTTAACTGATGAACAGAGTGCATCAACAGAAACTGGTTGCAATAAGCTTCCGATAGTGTTAACAACAGGGCAAACACCTTTACATTCTTCTTCTTCGATTGAGCCAAGCAGCACTGGATTGTCACAGATATCAGATTTCAGTCAATCAACATCTTCGTCCGATGTACATGATGCCCCAAATGTTAATGATTTTAATGCTCGAAGAATTACTAGCCCTACCTCCACAACTTCTGCTTACACAGATCTTTCTTCAGTCGGGCAAATGTCTGTTCCTGATTCTCATGTGTCTTATGAACAG TTTGACTTGAATAACGACGTAGAACAACTGCGATTAGAGTTACAAACAACCCTTGATTTGTATAATCGAGCTTGTCAAGATCTAGTCCATGCTCAAAAGAAG GTTCGAATTCTTTCTTCAGAATGTGTTGTGGAAGCAGAAAAGGTAAATGCTGCTACAGAGCGAGAAGAAACCATGAGGAAAATCGCCGAGCAAGAGAAAGTGAAGCTTGTAAAAGCCGAAAGAGACGCCCAAGCAGCCAAGAATATGCTCGCTAAAGAATCTTATGAAAGGCAAATAGCAGAAGTGAATGCTTTGAAAGAGCTCAAAGAGAGACAAAAAGTTGTTGATAATCTCATCTCAAATGAAAGGAGAATCAGAAGGTACACCCCAGATGAGATTCGAATGGCGACAGATGACCTTTCGGAGAAGAAGGTTATTGGTGAAGGTGGTTATGGTAAAGTATATAGAGGTACTCTTGATCACACACCGGTTGCGATAAAGGTGCTTGAGCATGACGCGGCTGACAAAAAAGAGGAGTTTCTCAGAGAG ATCAGAATCTTGAGCCAGTTATGTCATCCAAACATAGTCTTACTACTCGGAGTATGTTCCGAAATGGGTTGCCTTGTATACGAGTACATGGAAAACGGAAGCTTAGAAGACCATATCTTCCGCCAAAAGGGAAGACCGCCTCTCCCTTGGTTTGCCAGATTCCGAATAGCCTTTGAAATCGCGTGTGGTCTTGCGTTCCTACACCGCAGAAAACCTGAACCAATTGTACACCGTGATCTCAAACCAGGAAACATCCTTTTAGGAAGAAACTATGTAACCAAAATTAGTGATGTTGGGTTAGCCAAACTTGTATCTGACAACATCCCAGATTCAGTTACCATGTTTGGAAACTCCTTACTTGCAGGAACTTTGTACTATATTGACCCAGAATATCAAAGAACAGGTACTGTCAGACCAAAATCAGACCTGTATTCTTTTGGGATAATACTTCTTCAGTTGTTAACAGCCCGAAGCCCAAATGGGCTTCTGTTGGTTATGGAGAACGCGATTGCTAGTGGATCATTGCCTTATATACTAGATGATTCGATCAAAGATTGGCCACGTGCTGAAGTAGAGGAATTGACTAAGCTTGCATTGGAATGTTGTAAGTTGAGATGCAGAGATAGACCTGATCTTGAAACTGGTGTTCTTCCAATTCTGAGGAAACTTGCTGATGTTGCTGATGCTAGCATGAAAGTTGAAAGGAATAGCATTTTTGCACCTAGCCACTACTTCTGCCCTATTCTTCAT GAAATCATGGACGATCCACACGTTGCAGCAGACGGATTTACATACGAGCGTAGAGCAATAGAAGCATGGCTAGAAAGGCATGACATATCTCCAGTGACAAAACAAAGAATGACTCATTTTAATCTTACTCCCAACATGACTTTGCTTACCGCCATACAAGAATGGAAATCGCGTCTAGCTTCTTCTGTACACGCctga